From Onychostoma macrolepis isolate SWU-2019 chromosome 05, ASM1243209v1, whole genome shotgun sequence, one genomic window encodes:
- the f11r.2 gene encoding F11 receptor, tandem duplicate 2 yields MFWKTLYNFRVDMLTLVFVCLSISVTGLHAAFTVTVGSPSVKVKENEGVDLKCSYTADFGATPRIEWKFKDLKGYQFFIYFAGMITAEYEGRITVYNGGLRFNKVTRADSGDYDCEVSGNGGYDEKTIKLTVLVPPSKPVSRIPSSVTTGSNVRLTCFDADGSPPSTYKWYKDNTPLPEDPTKFPNFKNLTYKMNVFNGNLEFPIVSKLDTGSYFCEASNGEDTPQRGDAVLMEVRDVDNSQAPAVKGSLSTETQNVPSKITMNHMLEKQYGVFMLQEVKLKLEIQKLELEITKLKLELQKLGQEP; encoded by the exons TTTTACGGTTACTGTTGGTAGCCCCTCAGTAAAAGTCAAAGAGAATGAGG GAGTTGACTTGAAATGTTCCTACACTGCTGACTTTGGAGCAACACCCAGAATAGAATGGAAGTTCAAGGATCTCAAGGGCTATCAGTTTTTCATCTACTTTGCTGGAATGATAACTG CTGAATATGAGGGCCGTATCACTGTGTATAATGGAGGACTGAGATTTAACAAGGTGACGCGAGCAGACAGTGGAGACTATGACTGTGAGGTTTCTGGCAATGGTGGATATGACGAGAAGACCATCAAGCTTACGGTCCTTG TTCCTCCTTCCAAGCCTGTATCCAGAATTCCTTCATCGGTCACAACAGGCAGTAACGTCCGCTTGACCTGCTTCGACGCAGATGGCTCCCCTCCATCCACCTATAAGTGGTACAAAGACAACACTCCCCTCCCTGAGGATCCAACCAAGTTCCCCAATTTTAAGAACCTCACCTACAAGATGAATGTTTTCAATGGTAACCTG GAGTTCCCGATTGTGTCTAAACTGGATACTGGTTCATATTTTTGCGAGGCCAGTAACGGAGAAGACACTCCTCAGCGTGGCGATGCAGTGCTAATGGAAGTCC GTGATGTGGACAACAGTCAAGCACCAGCTGTGAAGGGCAGCTTGAGCACAGAGACCCAGAATGTCCCAAGCAAGATTACCATGAACCACATGCTGGAAAAACAATATGGTGTATTCATGTTGCAAGAGGTGAAACTAAAACTAGAGATACAAAAGCTAGAATTAGAAATAACCAAGTTAAAGTTGGAGCTGCAAAAACTTGGACAAGAACCTTAA